ACCCTGGCCAAGATTATCGCTGAACGTTGGAAAGCCATGTTCATCGAGGAAAACTTTGCCGAGAACCCCTTCCTGGAAAAATTCTACCAGAACAAGGAAGCCTACGCCTTCCAGACCCAGCTGTTCTTCTTGCTGGATCGTCACAAGCAGTTGCAGCATTCTGCTCTTCAGAGTGACTTGTTCCATGACCTCCTGGTCAGCGACTACACCTACGAGAAGGATCAAATTTTTGCAGCCCAGAACCTGGTCGAAAACGAATACGCCATGTATGATCAGGTCGCAAAGGCTCTGAACAAAGGTATTCCTCATCCTGACCTGGTTGTGTATCTCCAGGCTAGCGTGCCCACTCTGCTGAATCGTATCAAGGGCCGTGGTCGCGCCATGGAACGTACTATCGAAGGCTCCTACCTGCAGTCTTTGATGGACCGTTACGATAGGCTGTTTTGGAATTATCCCTATGCGCCGGTGTTGATTATCAATACCGACAACATCGATTTTGTTCACAACGAATCCCACCTGCAGCTTGTGCTAGACGCCATTGCGTCCTGTCCCAAGCAATCGACTTATTTTGTT
This DNA window, taken from Fibrobacter sp., encodes the following:
- a CDS encoding deoxynucleoside kinase codes for the protein MMIDMSQYGKKLTDNGVHFLAIEGVIGVGKTTLAKIIAERWKAMFIEENFAENPFLEKFYQNKEAYAFQTQLFFLLDRHKQLQHSALQSDLFHDLLVSDYTYEKDQIFAAQNLVENEYAMYDQVAKALNKGIPHPDLVVYLQASVPTLLNRIKGRGRAMERTIEGSYLQSLMDRYDRLFWNYPYAPVLIINTDNIDFVHNESHLQLVLDAIASCPKQSTYFVPEGK